The Polaribacter tangerinus genome has a segment encoding these proteins:
- a CDS encoding phage holin family protein, whose product MKTFLKILLTALAVVVLATILPGVEVSGYLSAIIVAAVIALLNMVVRPLLIFFTLPATLVTFGLFIFVINAIIIMLADNLVDGFAVSGFFAALLFSILLSIFRSALFSLLKEENQTNK is encoded by the coding sequence ATGAAAACTTTTTTAAAAATATTACTAACAGCATTAGCTGTTGTTGTTTTAGCTACAATTTTACCGGGTGTAGAGGTTTCGGGGTATTTATCTGCTATAATTGTTGCAGCAGTAATAGCTCTTTTAAATATGGTGGTAAGACCGTTACTTATCTTTTTTACACTTCCTGCTACTTTGGTAACTTTTGGTCTTTTTATTTTTGTAATTAATGCAATAATTATAATGTTAGCAGATAATTTAGTAGATGGTTTTGCTGTAAGTGGTTTTTTTGCGGCTTTATTGTTTAGTATTCTACTATCTATCTTTAGATCTGCCTTGTTTTCTCTCTTAAAAGAAGAGAATCAAACAAATAAATAG
- a CDS encoding GNAT family N-acyltransferase has product MSLVTSREISEVLGLKKFRFLGTFIGWILLKILRISAINKIYEKNKNKTDLDFLNGVLEDCKIKFEIPNEDLKRIPKEGPFITVSNHPLGGIDGVLLLKLLIEKRADYKIIANFLLHRVAPLKPYVMPVNPFENRKDAKSSVAGIKNALLHLREGKPLGIFPAGEVSTYKDGKLKIDKPWEDGAVRLIKKANVPVIPIYFHAKNSRLFYFLSKISGTLRTAKLPSEVISQGGRVIRVRVGKPISVADQNEFTDMPAFADFIRKKTYMLANPFEKAHKFIYAQNLKIKKAPKKITSQRNTDLFVKEVNALREKEGKLLESKNYEVFFAHAKEIPNLLHEIGRLREITFRGVGEGTNKAIDLDNYDKYYYHLFLWDNDANCLVGAYRMGLGKEIFKKYGINGFYVQTLFRIEPELHQMMNNTIEMGRAFIIDDYQQKPMPLFLLWKGIVHVTLRYPDYKYLMGGVSISNQFSDFSKSLMIEFMRSHYYDPYVAQYIHPKKEYKVMLKDADKDFVFDATKADMQKFDKIIDEIEPGALRIPVLLKKYVKQNARLVAFNVDPKFNNAVDGLMYIKVSDIPESTVKPVMEEFQAALELKMLDSKQ; this is encoded by the coding sequence ATGTCGTTAGTTACCTCTAGGGAAATTTCAGAAGTACTTGGTTTAAAAAAATTTAGATTTCTAGGAACTTTTATAGGATGGATTTTATTAAAAATATTGCGCATTTCTGCTATCAATAAAATCTATGAAAAAAATAAAAATAAAACAGATTTAGATTTTTTAAATGGTGTTTTAGAAGATTGTAAAATTAAGTTCGAAATTCCGAATGAAGATTTAAAGAGAATTCCAAAAGAAGGCCCTTTTATTACTGTTTCAAATCATCCGTTAGGAGGTATAGATGGTGTTTTGTTGTTAAAACTACTCATAGAAAAAAGAGCTGATTATAAAATTATTGCCAATTTTTTACTTCATAGGGTTGCCCCTTTAAAACCGTATGTAATGCCTGTAAATCCTTTCGAAAACAGAAAGGATGCAAAATCTAGTGTTGCAGGTATAAAAAATGCGTTATTGCATTTACGAGAAGGGAAACCGTTGGGTATTTTTCCAGCAGGTGAAGTTTCTACTTATAAAGATGGAAAATTAAAAATAGACAAACCATGGGAAGATGGAGCAGTTCGTCTAATAAAAAAGGCAAATGTACCAGTTATTCCCATATATTTTCACGCAAAAAATAGTCGTTTATTTTACTTTTTATCAAAAATATCTGGAACGCTAAGAACTGCAAAATTGCCTTCAGAAGTTATCTCTCAAGGAGGTAGAGTAATTCGAGTGCGTGTAGGTAAACCAATTTCTGTGGCAGATCAAAATGAGTTTACAGACATGCCAGCTTTTGCAGATTTTATCAGAAAAAAAACATATATGTTGGCCAATCCATTTGAAAAAGCCCATAAGTTTATTTATGCTCAAAATTTAAAAATAAAAAAAGCACCTAAAAAAATTACATCTCAAAGAAATACCGATTTATTTGTAAAAGAAGTAAACGCGTTAAGAGAAAAAGAGGGTAAGTTGTTAGAAAGTAAAAATTATGAGGTGTTTTTTGCACACGCCAAAGAAATTCCGAATTTACTTCATGAAATAGGAAGACTGCGAGAAATTACTTTTAGAGGAGTTGGTGAAGGAACCAATAAAGCTATAGATTTAGATAATTACGATAAATATTATTATCATTTATTTCTTTGGGATAACGATGCAAATTGTTTGGTAGGTGCTTACAGAATGGGATTGGGTAAAGAAATATTTAAGAAATACGGTATTAATGGTTTCTACGTGCAAACATTGTTTCGAATAGAACCAGAGTTGCATCAAATGATGAATAATACCATAGAAATGGGAAGGGCTTTTATAATTGATGATTACCAACAAAAACCCATGCCTTTATTTCTTCTTTGGAAAGGTATTGTTCATGTTACTTTGCGCTACCCAGATTACAAATATTTAATGGGAGGAGTTTCAATTAGTAATCAGTTTTCCGATTTTTCGAAGTCTTTAATGATTGAGTTTATGCGTTCACATTATTACGATCCGTATGTTGCTCAATACATACATCCCAAAAAAGAGTATAAAGTCATGCTAAAAGATGCAGATAAAGATTTTGTTTTTGATGCCACAAAAGCTGATATGCAAAAATTCGATAAAATTATAGATGAAATTGAACCAGGAGCTTTAAGAATACCTGTTTTATTAAAAAAATATGTAAAACAAAATGCGCGTTTGGTGGCTTTTAATGTAGATCCTAAATTTAATAATGCTGTAGATGGCCTCATGTATATTAAGGTTTCAGATATTCCCGAAAGTACTGTAAAGCCAGTAATGGAAGAGTTTCAGGCAGCTTTAGAATTAAAAATGTTAGACTCCAAACAATAG
- a CDS encoding aspartate kinase gives MKIFKFGGASVKDAESVKNITQILKNEGTENTVVVISAMGKITNAFEEVIDAYYNKTDLLSEKLGVIEDFHKNLMNALFDADDSIYKEIDILLGELSWFLARNTSQRFNYVYDQIICFGELLSTKIVSAYLTKIGVENNWFDVRNFIKTDSSYRDAKVDWELTQKIISNKLDTSKLNITQGFIAANDTENTTTLGREGSDYTAGIFAYCLNAENVTIWKDVPGVLNADPRVFDETTLLSQISYEEAIEMAFYGASVIHPKTLQPLQNKEIPLLVRSFVNPQEPGTKISKGVDLEPLIPCFIVKKAQILVSISALDFSFMVEDNISFIFKKLHDYQLKVNLIQNSAISFSVCIDNKFNNFDAFYNDLKTEFRIEVQKNVDLFTVRHFNDAAVKSIEEKGNSLLRQVNKETLQIVLESN, from the coding sequence ATGAAGATTTTTAAGTTTGGTGGAGCTTCTGTAAAAGATGCAGAGAGTGTAAAAAATATTACACAAATATTAAAAAATGAGGGTACCGAAAATACTGTTGTAGTTATATCTGCAATGGGAAAAATTACCAATGCCTTTGAAGAAGTAATTGATGCTTATTACAATAAAACCGATTTATTATCAGAAAAATTAGGTGTTATAGAAGATTTTCATAAAAATTTAATGAATGCTCTTTTTGATGCTGATGATTCAATATACAAAGAGATAGATATTCTTTTAGGAGAACTTAGTTGGTTTCTTGCCAGAAATACCTCTCAGAGATTTAATTATGTGTACGATCAAATAATTTGTTTTGGAGAACTCTTATCAACAAAAATAGTAAGTGCGTATTTAACAAAAATTGGTGTAGAAAACAATTGGTTCGATGTGCGTAATTTTATAAAGACAGATAGTAGTTACAGAGATGCCAAAGTGGATTGGGAGCTAACGCAAAAAATTATTTCTAATAAATTAGATACCTCTAAATTAAACATTACACAAGGTTTTATTGCTGCAAATGATACCGAAAACACCACTACACTAGGTAGAGAAGGTTCCGATTATACTGCAGGAATTTTTGCATATTGTTTAAATGCAGAAAATGTAACTATCTGGAAAGATGTTCCTGGGGTTTTAAATGCAGATCCGAGAGTGTTCGATGAAACGACGCTTTTATCTCAAATTTCATACGAAGAAGCTATTGAAATGGCATTTTATGGTGCTTCTGTAATTCACCCAAAAACATTACAACCACTTCAAAATAAGGAAATTCCGTTACTAGTTCGTTCTTTTGTAAACCCACAAGAACCAGGAACAAAAATTTCTAAAGGTGTAGATTTAGAGCCTTTAATTCCTTGCTTTATTGTAAAAAAGGCTCAAATATTAGTTTCAATATCTGCCTTAGATTTCTCTTTTATGGTAGAGGATAATATCAGTTTTATCTTTAAAAAACTTCACGATTATCAGCTGAAAGTAAATTTAATTCAGAACTCAGCTATTAGTTTCTCTGTGTGTATTGATAATAAATTTAATAATTTCGACGCATTTTATAACGATTTAAAAACTGAGTTTAGAATTGAAGTCCAAAAAAATGTTGATTTATTTACAGTAAGGCACTTTAACGATGCTGCAGTAAAAAGTATCGAAGAAAAAGGAAATTCTTTGCTAAGACAAGTAAATAAAGAAACTTTACAAATTGTATTGGAAAGTAATTAG
- a CDS encoding GNAT family N-acetyltransferase → MSFNIRLGEAKDMQSVFDLITELAVFEKEPDAVEITVDDLVRDGFSDVPKFKVYVAEQDNVIIGIALFYERFSTWKGRTIHLEDLIVTKSKQKIGAGKALYTAVLKYAYEHNFNRVAWEVIDWNTNAINFYKSTGATYLDGWSVVQMNKENLAKFVNNK, encoded by the coding sequence ATGAGTTTTAATATTCGATTAGGAGAAGCAAAAGACATGCAATCGGTTTTCGATTTAATAACAGAGTTAGCTGTTTTCGAAAAAGAGCCAGATGCTGTCGAAATAACAGTTGATGATTTGGTGAGAGATGGCTTTTCTGATGTTCCGAAGTTTAAAGTTTATGTAGCAGAACAAGATAATGTAATTATAGGTATAGCTTTATTTTACGAACGTTTTTCTACATGGAAAGGTAGAACAATTCATTTAGAAGATTTAATAGTTACAAAATCGAAACAGAAAATTGGAGCAGGAAAAGCTTTGTATACAGCAGTTTTAAAATATGCTTATGAGCATAATTTTAACAGAGTTGCTTGGGAAGTTATAGATTGGAATACAAATGCTATAAATTTTTATAAGAGTACTGGCGCCACCTATTTAGATGGTTGGTCTGTGGTTCAAATGAATAAAGAGAATTTAGCAAAATTTGTTAATAATAAGTAA
- the fbp gene encoding class 1 fructose-bisphosphatase yields the protein MVSKKQTLGEFIIENQHAFKYSSGELSSLLHSIRLAAKVVNHEVNKAGLVDIIGAFGDTNVQGEDQQKLDIYANEKFIQTLTKRNIVCGIASEEEDSFISINSIDENHQNKYVVLIDPLDGSSNIDVNVSVGTIFSIYRRITPIGKPVELKDFLQKGSEQVAAGYVVYGTSTMLVYTTGDGVNGFTLNPAIGSFYLSHPNMTFPETGNIYSVNEGNYFDFPEGIKKYIKYCQEEKDDRPYTSRYIGSLVSDFHRNMIKGGIYMYPKGSRNPQGKLRLLYECNPMAFIAEQANGKCSDGYTRTMDVQPTELHQRVPFICGSKKMVEKVEEFMQKYGE from the coding sequence ATGGTATCTAAAAAACAAACTTTAGGAGAATTTATTATAGAAAACCAACACGCTTTTAAATATAGTTCGGGGGAACTTTCTAGCTTACTACACTCTATACGATTGGCTGCAAAAGTGGTAAATCACGAAGTTAATAAAGCGGGTTTGGTAGATATTATTGGTGCTTTTGGAGATACAAATGTGCAAGGCGAAGATCAACAAAAATTAGATATTTATGCAAATGAAAAGTTTATTCAAACACTCACAAAAAGAAACATTGTATGTGGTATTGCCAGTGAAGAGGAAGATAGTTTTATAAGCATTAATAGTATTGATGAAAATCATCAAAATAAATATGTAGTTTTAATTGATCCGTTAGATGGTTCTTCTAATATTGATGTAAATGTTTCTGTTGGCACAATTTTTTCTATTTACAGAAGAATTACTCCTATTGGAAAACCTGTGGAGTTAAAAGATTTTTTGCAAAAAGGAAGTGAGCAAGTAGCAGCTGGTTATGTTGTATACGGCACCTCTACAATGTTGGTTTATACAACCGGAGACGGCGTAAATGGTTTTACCTTAAACCCTGCAATTGGCTCTTTTTACCTATCTCACCCAAACATGACGTTTCCAGAAACCGGAAATATTTACTCTGTAAATGAAGGCAATTATTTCGATTTTCCTGAAGGGATAAAAAAATACATCAAATATTGCCAAGAAGAAAAAGACGATAGACCATATACTAGCAGATATATTGGATCTTTGGTTTCCGATTTTCACAGAAATATGATTAAAGGCGGAATTTACATGTATCCAAAAGGCTCTAGAAATCCGCAAGGAAAACTTCGTTTGCTATACGAATGTAATCCTATGGCTTTTATTGCAGAACAGGCAAATGGCAAATGTTCAGATGGTTACACCAGAACTATGGATGTTCAACCAACCGAACTTCATCAAAGAGTTCCTTTTATTTGTGGAAGCAAAAAAATGGTAGAAAAGGTAGAAGAATTTATGCAAAAATATGGCGAATAA
- a CDS encoding superoxide dismutase yields the protein MAFKLPELGYAYDALEPNIDARTMEIHHTKHHNGYTTKLNAAIEGTSLEGKSIEDILTNLDMSNGAVRNNGGGFYNHSLFWTVLNPEDRGYLSGELKDAIEDAFGSKEAFIEAFSNAAATQFGSGWAWLCVHPGGKVEVCSTPNQDNPLMPGVSCGGTPILGLDVWEHAYYLNYQNRRPDYIDAFFKVINWNEVERRYAASK from the coding sequence ATGGCTTTTAAATTACCAGAGTTAGGTTATGCATATGATGCATTAGAACCAAATATAGATGCAAGAACTATGGAAATTCACCATACTAAACATCATAACGGATATACAACTAAATTAAATGCCGCTATTGAAGGCACTTCTTTAGAAGGAAAATCTATTGAAGATATTTTAACAAATTTAGATATGAGTAACGGTGCTGTTAGAAATAATGGTGGTGGTTTTTACAATCATTCATTATTCTGGACTGTTTTAAACCCGGAAGATAGAGGGTATTTGTCTGGAGAATTAAAAGACGCAATAGAAGATGCTTTTGGCTCTAAAGAGGCATTTATAGAAGCTTTCTCAAACGCCGCTGCAACTCAGTTTGGTTCTGGTTGGGCTTGGTTGTGTGTTCACCCAGGTGGTAAAGTAGAAGTATGTTCTACACCTAACCAAGACAATCCACTAATGCCAGGTGTTTCTTGCGGAGGAACTCCAATTTTAGGATTAGATGTTTGGGAACATGCTTATTATTTAAACTACCAAAACAGAAGACCAGACTATATAGATGCTTTCTTTAAAGTAATTAACTGGAACGAGGTAGAAAGACGTTATGCAGCTTCAAAATAA
- a CDS encoding amidophosphoribosyltransferase, whose product MSDAIKHECGIALVRLKKPLQFYKDKYGSAFYGINKMYLLMEKQHNRGQDGAGFASVKFNVSPGTRYVSRVRSNKSQPIQDIFAQINDRLNGVLEQHPDKKDDVDWQEENMPYIGNLFLGHVRYGTFGKNSIESVHPFLRQSNWRHQNLIVAGNFNMTNSKQLLEELIELGQHPKEFTDTVTVMEKIGHFLEDEVANLYLKAKEAGFNKKDASPYIEENLNLTKILKRSAKNWDGGYAMAGLVGHGDAFVLRDPNGIRPTYFYEDEEVVVVASERPVIQTVFNVNINQVKELERGHALIIKKNGLTSIESVLEQKEKKSCSFERIYFSRGSDAGIYEERKNLGKLVFPQILTAINSDISNTVFSYIPNTAETSFYGMTEAAEDLLNQQKTAKILAGGTKLSAKKVTEILSERARFEKIAIKDAKLRTFIADDSSRDDLVEHVYDITYGVVKPTDNLVIIDDSIVRGTTLKKSIIKILDRLSPKKIIVVSSAPQIRYPDCYGIDMARIGDFIAFKAAIELLKENGLSHIIDQVYKKSIAQRGKEDVSITNFVKEIYAPFTRVEISEKIAKMLKTEEIKAEVEVIYQSVENLHVACPDNLGDWYFTGDYPTPGGHRVVNEAFINYYEGNNKRAY is encoded by the coding sequence ATGAGTGACGCTATTAAGCATGAATGTGGAATTGCACTTGTTCGACTAAAGAAACCCCTACAATTTTACAAAGACAAATATGGTTCTGCATTTTATGGCATTAATAAAATGTACTTATTAATGGAAAAGCAGCACAACCGTGGTCAGGATGGAGCTGGTTTTGCTAGTGTAAAATTTAACGTATCGCCAGGAACAAGATATGTAAGTAGAGTTCGCTCTAACAAATCACAGCCAATTCAAGATATTTTTGCCCAAATAAACGACCGTTTAAATGGTGTTTTAGAGCAACATCCTGATAAAAAAGACGATGTAGATTGGCAAGAAGAAAACATGCCATACATTGGTAACTTATTTTTAGGACACGTTCGTTACGGAACTTTTGGAAAAAATAGTATTGAGAGTGTGCATCCATTTTTGCGTCAGAGTAATTGGCGTCATCAAAATTTAATTGTTGCAGGTAATTTTAATATGACCAATTCTAAACAGCTTTTAGAAGAATTGATAGAGCTGGGGCAGCATCCTAAAGAGTTTACCGATACGGTTACTGTAATGGAAAAAATAGGGCACTTTTTAGAAGATGAAGTTGCCAATTTATACTTAAAAGCAAAAGAAGCAGGTTTTAACAAAAAAGACGCCTCACCATACATAGAAGAAAATTTAAACCTTACTAAAATACTCAAAAGATCTGCAAAAAACTGGGACGGAGGCTATGCCATGGCAGGTTTGGTAGGTCATGGAGATGCGTTTGTTTTACGCGATCCGAACGGGATAAGGCCTACTTATTTTTATGAAGATGAAGAAGTAGTCGTGGTGGCTTCAGAAAGGCCAGTAATTCAAACTGTATTTAATGTAAACATAAATCAAGTAAAAGAATTAGAACGCGGTCATGCTTTAATCATAAAGAAAAACGGATTAACTTCTATAGAGTCTGTATTAGAACAAAAAGAAAAAAAGTCTTGTTCTTTTGAGCGTATTTATTTTTCTAGAGGAAGTGATGCCGGAATTTACGAAGAAAGAAAAAATTTAGGGAAACTAGTATTTCCTCAAATACTAACGGCAATAAATTCTGATATTTCAAATACTGTTTTTTCATACATTCCAAACACTGCAGAAACTTCTTTCTACGGAATGACGGAGGCTGCAGAAGATTTATTAAATCAGCAGAAAACTGCAAAAATACTTGCAGGCGGAACAAAGTTATCTGCCAAAAAAGTAACAGAAATACTATCTGAAAGAGCACGTTTCGAAAAAATTGCTATCAAAGATGCAAAATTAAGAACCTTTATTGCAGATGATAGCAGTAGAGACGACTTGGTAGAGCATGTTTATGACATAACATATGGTGTGGTAAAACCAACCGACAACCTAGTTATTATAGACGACAGTATCGTTAGAGGAACAACGCTTAAGAAAAGTATTATTAAAATTTTAGATAGACTAAGCCCTAAAAAAATTATTGTAGTATCATCGGCGCCACAAATTCGTTATCCAGATTGTTATGGTATTGATATGGCTAGAATTGGAGATTTTATTGCTTTTAAAGCTGCAATAGAATTATTAAAAGAAAACGGACTTTCTCATATAATTGACCAAGTGTACAAAAAGTCCATTGCTCAAAGAGGAAAGGAAGATGTGTCTATTACAAATTTTGTGAAAGAAATTTATGCGCCATTTACCCGCGTAGAAATTTCTGAGAAGATTGCAAAAATGTTAAAAACAGAAGAAATTAAAGCAGAGGTTGAGGTAATTTATCAATCTGTAGAAAATCTACATGTTGCTTGTCCGGATAATTTAGGAGATTGGTATTTCACCGGAGATTATCCTACGCCAGGCGGACATAGAGTTGTAAATGAGGCGTTTATAAATTATTATGAAGGAAACAATAAAAGAGCGTATTAG
- a CDS encoding PfkB family carbohydrate kinase has translation MSKLLAVGTVAFDAIETPFGKTDKILGGSGTYVGLAASQFGVQTGVVSVVGADFPASYLEMMNSKGINTDGIEIDKNGKTFFWSGKYHNDMNSRDTLVTELNVLETFTPVVPANFKDASIVILGNLHPLTQASVLDQMEVTPKLVVLDTMNFWMDIALADLHAVLKRVDVITINDEEARQLSGEYSLVNAAKKIHQMGPKYVVIKKGEHGALLFNDGNMFFAPALPLAEVFDPTGAGDTFAGGFCGYLTKTQDVSFENMKNAIIYGSNLASFCVEKFGTERMQNLTKNDVNNRLQAFKDLTQFDINIS, from the coding sequence ATGAGCAAATTATTGGCAGTAGGTACGGTAGCTTTTGATGCTATTGAAACTCCATTTGGTAAAACAGATAAAATATTAGGAGGTTCTGGAACTTATGTAGGTTTGGCAGCTTCTCAGTTTGGTGTTCAAACAGGAGTAGTTTCTGTAGTAGGAGCAGATTTTCCAGCATCATATTTAGAAATGATGAATTCTAAAGGAATTAATACCGATGGAATTGAAATAGATAAAAACGGAAAAACTTTTTTTTGGAGTGGAAAATATCATAACGATATGAACTCTAGAGATACCTTGGTTACAGAGCTAAATGTATTGGAAACTTTTACGCCAGTAGTGCCAGCAAATTTTAAAGACGCAAGCATTGTAATTTTAGGTAATTTACATCCTTTAACACAAGCTTCTGTTCTCGACCAAATGGAAGTAACGCCGAAATTAGTCGTTTTAGATACCATGAATTTTTGGATGGATATTGCGTTGGCAGACTTACACGCAGTCCTTAAAAGAGTAGATGTAATTACTATAAATGATGAAGAAGCACGACAACTTTCTGGAGAATACTCTTTGGTAAACGCCGCAAAGAAAATTCATCAAATGGGCCCAAAATACGTTGTTATAAAAAAGGGAGAGCACGGTGCCTTACTTTTTAATGATGGAAACATGTTTTTTGCACCTGCATTGCCATTGGCAGAGGTTTTTGACCCAACAGGGGCTGGTGATACTTTTGCAGGAGGTTTCTGTGGATATTTAACAAAAACACAAGATGTCTCTTTCGAAAACATGAAAAATGCTATTATTTACGGTTCTAATTTAGCCTCATTTTGCGTAGAAAAATTTGGTACAGAACGCATGCAAAATTTAACTAAAAATGATGTAAATAATCGTTTACAAGCGTTTAAAGATTTAACACAATTCGACATAAATATATCTTAA
- a CDS encoding SufE family protein: MTIKEIQEEIIDEFSMFDDWMERYEYIIELGKSLPIIADSYKLDENLIKGCQSKVWLYSELNEDKVTFTADSDAILTKGIVALLLRVFSGQKPADILAAETDFIDEIGLKEHLSPTRANGLVSMIKQIKMYAIAQQSKLTN, encoded by the coding sequence ATGACTATCAAAGAAATACAAGAAGAAATTATTGATGAGTTTTCTATGTTTGATGATTGGATGGAGCGCTATGAATACATCATAGAATTAGGAAAATCATTACCTATTATAGCAGATTCTTATAAATTAGATGAAAATTTAATAAAAGGATGTCAGTCTAAAGTTTGGTTATATTCTGAACTTAATGAAGATAAAGTAACTTTTACTGCAGATAGTGATGCCATTTTAACCAAAGGAATTGTCGCTCTTTTACTTCGTGTATTTTCTGGACAAAAACCTGCTGATATTTTAGCAGCAGAAACTGACTTTATTGATGAAATTGGCCTTAAAGAACATTTAAGTCCAACCAGAGCAAACGGATTAGTTTCTATGATTAAACAGATAAAAATGTATGCAATTGCGCAACAATCTAAACTAACAAACTAA
- a CDS encoding DUF59 domain-containing protein, translating to MTDKELEEIGDKIVRVLKTIYDPEIPVDIYELGLIYDVFVSEENNAKILMTLTSPNCPVAESLPRDVEEKVKSLKEINDCEVEITFDPTWTSEMMSEEAKLELGML from the coding sequence ATGACAGACAAAGAACTTGAAGAAATTGGAGATAAAATTGTAAGAGTTTTAAAAACTATCTATGACCCAGAAATTCCGGTTGATATTTATGAATTAGGGTTAATTTATGATGTTTTTGTTTCTGAAGAAAATAATGCTAAAATATTGATGACTCTTACCTCTCCTAACTGCCCAGTTGCAGAAAGTTTACCAAGAGATGTAGAGGAAAAAGTAAAATCTCTAAAAGAAATAAACGATTGTGAAGTAGAAATTACATTCGATCCTACCTGGACTTCTGAAATGATGAGTGAAGAAGCAAAATTAGAGTTAGGAATGCTTTAA
- a CDS encoding DUF2480 family protein — protein sequence MADEIINRVANSNLKTFDLEEIYPEGKRVLFDIKEWLFQEIILKEKDFRAHVKNHDWSQYKNTFVAVTCSVDAIIPSWAYMLVAAELNAFANKVVIGNLELLETVIYQELLNFIDFSNFTEKPVIIKGCAEKPIPTSAYSLLIEKLAPIAKSIMFGEACSTVPIYKRKK from the coding sequence ATGGCAGATGAAATTATAAATAGAGTAGCCAATAGCAATCTAAAAACCTTCGATCTCGAAGAGATATATCCAGAAGGAAAAAGAGTGTTGTTTGATATTAAAGAATGGCTTTTTCAAGAAATTATATTAAAAGAAAAAGACTTTAGAGCTCATGTAAAAAATCATGATTGGTCTCAGTACAAAAATACTTTTGTAGCGGTAACTTGTTCCGTAGACGCCATTATACCTTCTTGGGCTTATATGCTTGTTGCAGCAGAACTAAATGCTTTTGCTAATAAGGTAGTTATTGGAAATTTAGAACTATTAGAAACAGTTATATACCAAGAACTTTTAAACTTTATAGATTTTAGTAATTTTACAGAAAAACCTGTTATTATTAAAGGATGCGCAGAAAAACCAATTCCTACTTCGGCATACTCTTTGTTAATTGAAAAGCTAGCACCAATAGCAAAATCTATTATGTTTGGCGAGGCCTGTTCTACAGTACCTATTTATAAAAGGAAAAAATAA
- a CDS encoding DUF3078 domain-containing protein, producing MRLLLFLFVLITTTLTFSQEKTKEIKKTPKWKIHGRFAFIFNQSSFTNWASGGQNTVAGNINVNYDFNYKKKNVNWDTRIITGYGLSYISEKGYRKTDDRFELNTLFGLKTKGNWFFSFIGNFRTQYTEGYNYKAEPKILVSDFLSPAFLSLGPGMLWKKSDDLSLNIAPSTARYTFVSDFFSGKFGVKEGRNTAFSLGFNLSGYFKFTIMENVEMENILTMYTDYLANVGNIDTDYQTNIRFKVNENIKMHMTFHTIMDDDTSTRIQFRQLFGLGLNYSFHEKVTY from the coding sequence ATGAGACTGTTACTTTTTTTATTTGTATTAATTACAACTACACTAACTTTTAGTCAAGAGAAAACAAAAGAAATTAAAAAAACACCTAAATGGAAAATTCATGGACGGTTCGCTTTTATCTTTAACCAATCTTCATTTACAAATTGGGCCTCTGGTGGACAAAATACTGTAGCTGGTAACATTAATGTTAATTATGACTTTAACTACAAAAAGAAAAATGTAAACTGGGATACTCGTATTATTACTGGATATGGTTTAAGTTACATTAGCGAAAAAGGATATCGTAAAACCGACGACCGTTTTGAGCTAAACACCTTATTCGGATTAAAAACAAAAGGAAATTGGTTCTTTTCTTTTATTGGAAACTTTAGAACACAATATACCGAAGGTTATAATTATAAAGCAGAACCAAAAATTTTGGTATCAGACTTTCTTTCTCCCGCATTTTTAAGTTTAGGACCCGGAATGTTATGGAAAAAGTCGGATGATTTAAGCTTAAACATTGCACCTTCTACCGCAAGATATACTTTTGTTAGCGATTTTTTTTCAGGTAAATTCGGTGTCAAAGAAGGTAGAAATACAGCATTCAGTTTAGGTTTTAACCTTTCTGGATACTTTAAATTTACCATCATGGAAAATGTAGAAATGGAAAATATTTTAACCATGTATACCGATTACCTAGCAAATGTTGGAAACATAGATACAGATTATCAAACAAATATTCGGTTTAAAGTAAACGAAAATATAAAAATGCACATGACATTTCATACCATTATGGATGATGATACCTCTACAAGAATTCAGTTTAGACAACTTTTTGGGTTAGGTCTAAACTATAGTTTTCACGAAAAAGTGACTTATTAA